The following coding sequences are from one Mytilus trossulus isolate FHL-02 chromosome 8, PNRI_Mtr1.1.1.hap1, whole genome shotgun sequence window:
- the LOC134727418 gene encoding metalloproteinase inhibitor 1-like — protein MFNKMSCKATCILLIILWFTYITYGCFCVTKHPQSIFCEENVVVFVGKVTKEELPKTTQNRYIRYYFKLVTSLKGIRESVGSTIIAQTPSGTSCDMRLTVGEKILLSGTK, from the exons atgtttaacaaaatgtCTTGCAAAGCTACATGTATCTTACTGATTATCCTATGGTTTACATATATTACATAtggatgtttttgtgttactAAACATCCACAAAGtatattttgtgaagaaaatGTTGTAG TGTTTGTTGGGAAAGTAACAAAAGAAGAACTTCCAAAGACAACACAAAACAGATATATTAGATATTACTTCAAGCTGGTTACTTCATTAAAG GGAATTCGTGAATCAGTTGGATCAACAATCATTGCACAGACACCTTCTGGAACAAGTTGTGATATGAGATTGACCGTAGGCGAAAAGATATTATTGTCAGGTACAAAATAG